The Thermocrinis ruber genome has a window encoding:
- a CDS encoding glycerol-3-phosphate dehydrogenase/oxidase, with translation MKNPFQEFFRYAQWKERFLKDYEEINSKDLSLLESSLQGFDVEKTERLLKALASMYVGGYEKRLEDEEVRYWTNWAGIKTYKTFGGFPQLSDLELSFLFYAVGKLFVPLLLHEKGVKSESFKRLSPKEQEDAVSEVLDVIWENHLIRILQILPSLFQGSSE, from the coding sequence TTGAAAAATCCCTTTCAGGAGTTTTTTAGATACGCCCAATGGAAGGAGAGATTTTTAAAGGATTACGAAGAGATCAATTCTAAGGACCTCTCTCTTTTAGAAAGCTCCTTGCAGGGTTTTGATGTGGAAAAAACGGAAAGACTGCTGAAGGCTCTTGCATCCATGTACGTGGGCGGTTATGAAAAAAGGTTGGAAGATGAAGAGGTGCGTTATTGGACCAACTGGGCGGGCATAAAAACATACAAAACCTTTGGTGGCTTTCCTCAGCTTTCGGACCTTGAGCTAAGTTTTCTTTTCTATGCGGTGGGTAAGCTCTTTGTCCCTCTTCTTTTGCACGAAAAGGGTGTCAAATCTGAAAGTTTTAAAAGGCTGAGCCCAAAGGAGCAGGAGGACGCAGTCTCTGAGGTTTTGGATGTAATATGGGAAAATCACCTGATAAGAATTTTGCAAATCCTACCCTCCCTTTTCCAAGGGAGTTCTGAATGA
- a CDS encoding sensor histidine kinase gives MERAKLFLLFFLFFVFFVGINILFLDNLRKIWTVGFPLILLVINLDLLILVVVFSIFFRKFIKTYLQAQRGNLRRRLSNLLFLYMFLPILFLNLASSIVLLQSTKTFVSSQLKEVAQKTEELLQMANAYERDKLEEYRSFFYTLISKGEDPRGFVYVLKGVKSVEKAPCVEEEREDAFILCVGDYRVEVLKDQRLKSGISALYEVSTSLRNLVKSRDILGGIYIYFLVLISLVALLASLWFGNLVARHISIPLEELSSKAREIAKGNFDVYVRVPNTEDEVSQLARSFSTMKEELRELYSRLEKEKETLRSLIESLPVGIRFVGKGGEVIENKAYKEINKDDPQVRKTEVQLPLGLLEIYEDLRPVITAERFRTWQEAVKRLAHEIKNPLTPISLHLERLKLLAQKDRLSKEEVINVCGLLLEEINRIKSAVNYFRDLSYQREIKIEGFELGGLIRELARLYPNLEVEVVGSSFVKADRSMIKECFFNLFNNSVEWGAKRVRVSLTEEGFVYEDDGKGIQEGEEEIIFMPYKSSNPEGMGLGLAMVKHIFELHGWSIRVFPKRGGFYAKVSFRTPLEKGG, from the coding sequence ATGGAAAGGGCTAAGCTTTTCCTTCTCTTTTTCCTATTCTTTGTTTTCTTTGTGGGCATAAACATACTCTTTTTGGACAATCTTAGGAAAATCTGGACAGTAGGTTTTCCGCTGATCCTCTTGGTGATAAACCTGGACCTTCTCATTCTTGTGGTCGTTTTTTCTATCTTCTTTAGAAAGTTCATAAAAACCTACCTGCAAGCCCAGAGGGGAAACCTAAGGAGGCGTCTCTCCAACCTTCTCTTTTTGTATATGTTCCTGCCCATACTTTTTCTAAACTTGGCATCCTCAATTGTTCTGTTGCAATCCACAAAGACCTTTGTTAGCTCCCAGCTCAAGGAAGTGGCACAGAAAACGGAGGAACTTTTGCAGATGGCTAACGCCTACGAGAGGGACAAGCTTGAAGAGTACAGGTCTTTTTTTTATACCCTAATCAGCAAAGGGGAGGACCCAAGGGGGTTTGTCTATGTTCTAAAGGGTGTAAAGAGTGTGGAAAAAGCACCCTGCGTTGAGGAAGAAAGGGAAGATGCCTTCATCCTGTGCGTGGGAGATTACAGGGTGGAGGTTCTAAAAGACCAGAGGCTAAAAAGTGGCATCAGTGCCCTTTATGAGGTTTCCACCAGCCTTAGGAACTTGGTAAAGTCAAGGGATATTTTAGGTGGCATATACATATACTTTTTGGTGCTCATTTCCTTGGTTGCCCTGCTTGCGTCTTTGTGGTTTGGAAACTTGGTGGCAAGGCACATAAGCATCCCACTGGAGGAACTCTCTTCAAAGGCTCGGGAGATCGCTAAAGGAAATTTTGATGTTTATGTGAGGGTGCCAAACACGGAGGATGAGGTTTCCCAACTTGCCAGGTCCTTCTCCACCATGAAGGAGGAGTTAAGGGAACTGTACAGCAGGCTTGAGAAGGAAAAGGAGACGTTGAGGTCTTTGATAGAGAGTTTGCCCGTGGGCATAAGGTTCGTTGGAAAAGGAGGGGAGGTTATTGAGAACAAGGCTTACAAGGAGATTAACAAAGATGACCCACAGGTTAGAAAAACAGAGGTTCAGCTTCCGCTTGGTCTTTTGGAGATCTACGAGGACCTCCGTCCCGTAATTACAGCGGAGAGGTTCAGAACTTGGCAAGAGGCAGTCAAAAGGCTCGCCCACGAGATCAAAAACCCGCTTACTCCCATAAGCTTACATCTGGAGAGGCTAAAACTCCTTGCCCAAAAGGATAGGCTAAGCAAGGAGGAGGTAATAAACGTCTGCGGGTTGCTTTTGGAGGAAATAAACAGAATTAAGTCTGCGGTCAATTACTTTAGGGACCTCTCTTATCAAAGGGAGATAAAGATAGAGGGCTTTGAGTTGGGAGGACTAATAAGGGAATTAGCAAGGCTATATCCCAACCTGGAGGTGGAGGTAGTTGGCAGTAGCTTTGTAAAGGCAGACAGAAGCATGATAAAAGAATGTTTTTTTAATCTTTTTAACAACAGCGTAGAGTGGGGTGCCAAAAGGGTAAGGGTGTCCCTCACCGAGGAGGGCTTTGTGTATGAAGATGACGGGAAAGGTATCCAAGAGGGGGAGGAGGAGATTATATTCATGCCCTACAAGTCTTCAAACCCGGAGGGTATGGGGTTGGGGCTTGCTATGGTAAAGCACATCTTTGAACTGCACGGCTGGAGCATAAGGGTTTTCCCAAAAAGGGGAGGATTCTATGCGAAAGTCTCATTCAGAACTCCCTTGGAAAAGGGAGGGTAG